One genomic window of Polaromonas sp. SP1 includes the following:
- a CDS encoding glutathione S-transferase family protein gives MQMTLISHTLCPYVQRAAIVLAEKEVAFERRYVDLANKPDWFKAVSPLGKTPVLMVDDDTIFESAVICEYLDDTLLPRLHPADALKRAQHRAWMEFGSGVLNTIAAFYNAPDAAALARQRENLQQRFSQIEAVPPEQGPYFAGAAFSMVDAVFGPVFRYFDVLESVGETGFFDGLPKVRAWRAALAARLSVRQAVGSGYAAELHRFFLARGSELSRRISEHEG, from the coding sequence ATGCAAATGACCCTCATCAGCCACACCCTGTGCCCCTACGTACAACGCGCCGCCATCGTGCTGGCCGAAAAAGAAGTCGCGTTTGAACGCCGCTATGTCGACCTGGCAAACAAACCCGACTGGTTCAAGGCCGTGTCGCCACTGGGCAAAACGCCGGTGCTGATGGTGGACGATGACACGATTTTTGAATCCGCCGTAATCTGCGAATACCTGGACGACACGCTGCTGCCGCGCCTGCATCCTGCGGATGCGCTGAAGCGCGCGCAGCATCGTGCGTGGATGGAGTTTGGCTCTGGTGTGCTCAACACCATTGCGGCCTTTTACAACGCGCCCGATGCGGCGGCGCTCGCCCGGCAGCGTGAAAACCTGCAGCAGCGGTTTTCCCAGATCGAGGCTGTGCCGCCCGAGCAAGGGCCCTACTTCGCCGGCGCTGCTTTCAGCATGGTCGACGCCGTGTTCGGACCAGTGTTTCGTTACTTCGATGTGCTGGAGAGCGTCGGTGAAACGGGGTTCTTTGACGGTCTGCCGAAAGTTCGCGCCTGGCGCGCCGCTCTCGCTGCGCGCCTGTCAGTCCGGCAAGCGGTGGGCAGCGGTTATGCCGCAGAGCTGCACCGCTTTTTCCTGGCTCGCGGCTCTGAGCTCTCGCGCCGCATATCGGAGCATGAAGGTTGA
- a CDS encoding DUF1127 domain-containing protein yields MPSAAIPTVSPSFRPFADFLRRLAALPAAVRRLGRQLSNAWFREAPCAAAPYEQVPTRLQRDELMAMSSHELSDLGIGRSEIPALFSEPSSWNAGWY; encoded by the coding sequence ATGCCTTCCGCCGCCATTCCCACCGTCAGCCCAAGCTTCAGGCCGTTCGCAGACTTCCTGCGCCGCCTCGCGGCTTTGCCGGCGGCAGTGCGCAGGCTGGGCCGGCAATTGAGCAACGCCTGGTTCAGGGAAGCGCCGTGCGCAGCCGCGCCTTATGAGCAGGTGCCCACCCGCCTGCAGCGCGACGAGCTCATGGCCATGAGCAGCCACGAACTCAGCGACCTGGGCATAGGCCGCAGCGAGATTCCGGCCTTGTTCAGTGAGCCGTCGTCATGGAACGCCGGCTGGTATTGA
- a CDS encoding ABC transporter substrate-binding protein, producing MTITPFSKPLDQLWYTRCPVPTASGIAIHHGWINQEFAKDGIAVSSLRASADRSVRESHFDHRQANSFRQGGNAPPIWSRSQGQDVVVVGLTWLPQYQSILALPGSGIQTLGDLKGKRLALPRRVNEKIDFWRASALQGYLQALALEGLTEADVTLVDLPVDEPYIGNVSTSGSGPLFDAHQFAKSARAETFALIRGDVDAIYHYGAAGPALQSFLGAHVVLDINHHADQKVAINNGTPNVLTVSGELLRKHPAIVARYLAQVLRAARWAKTHREETAAIVAREVSVAEEWVPEAFDESLYGDLEPSLRPELVDALEVRKDFLLQHGFIQNDFSVADWIDAAPLAEAHKLLGQEAAPGAETAKAA from the coding sequence ATGACCATCACTCCTTTCTCCAAGCCGCTGGATCAGCTCTGGTACACACGCTGCCCGGTGCCGACGGCCTCCGGCATTGCCATCCACCACGGCTGGATCAACCAGGAGTTCGCCAAAGACGGCATTGCCGTTTCTTCCTTGCGCGCCTCGGCGGATCGCAGTGTGCGCGAGTCGCATTTCGATCATCGCCAGGCCAACTCTTTCCGCCAGGGGGGCAATGCACCACCCATCTGGTCGCGCTCGCAAGGGCAAGATGTGGTGGTCGTCGGGCTGACCTGGCTGCCGCAATACCAGTCCATCCTTGCGTTACCCGGCTCGGGCATCCAGACTTTGGGCGACTTGAAAGGCAAGCGGCTGGCGCTGCCGCGCCGCGTCAATGAGAAGATCGATTTCTGGCGGGCTTCGGCCCTGCAGGGTTATCTGCAGGCGCTGGCGCTTGAGGGGCTCACTGAGGCTGATGTGACGCTGGTCGATTTGCCGGTGGATGAACCGTATATCGGCAACGTGTCGACCTCCGGCTCCGGGCCGCTGTTTGACGCGCATCAGTTTGCCAAGTCGGCGCGGGCCGAAACCTTTGCGCTGATCCGCGGTGACGTCGACGCGATTTACCACTACGGCGCGGCCGGACCGGCACTGCAGTCCTTCCTCGGCGCGCATGTGGTGCTGGACATCAACCACCATGCCGACCAGAAAGTCGCCATCAACAACGGCACGCCCAACGTGTTGACGGTCAGTGGTGAGTTGCTGCGCAAGCACCCCGCCATCGTGGCCCGTTACCTGGCGCAGGTGTTGCGGGCAGCGCGCTGGGCCAAAACGCACCGGGAAGAGACCGCCGCGATTGTGGCGCGCGAGGTGTCAGTGGCGGAGGAATGGGTGCCTGAAGCTTTCGATGAGTCGCTCTACGGCGACCTGGAACCCAGCCTGCGGCCTGAGCTTGTCGATGCCCTGGAGGTCCGCAAGGATTTCCTGTTGCAGCACGGTTTTATCCAGAACGATTTTTCTGTGGCCGACTGGATTGACGCCGCGCCACTGGCTGAGGCGCACAAGCTGCTGGGGCAGGAAGCCGCACCTGGCGCCGAAACGGCCAAAGCCGCCTGA
- a CDS encoding LysR family transcriptional regulator, translating to MDINLARTFLEIVSCHSFVQAAERLHVTQTAVSARVKTLEELLGRTLFVRNKAGASLTPAGEQFVRHAMTLVQVWERARHQMAVPPGRRALVTVGCEISLWQPLMLDWLFWMRKHAPDLALRTEVGVADDLLERVAHGTLDIVIAYAPRQRPGLRIELLIEEKLVLVTTSPGLEMPKPADYVYVDWGREFSAQHSLAFPDLSSVGVSSSLGPLGLEYLLAVGGSGYFRQNVVRQHIKEKRLYRVPGKPEFLYPAYAVYSGNADMKVLEPALAGLRLAAAGGPNSRPRTAKLPTAPGNDGKGKQAAP from the coding sequence ATGGATATCAACCTCGCCCGTACCTTTCTCGAGATCGTGTCCTGTCACAGCTTTGTCCAGGCGGCGGAGCGCCTGCACGTCACGCAGACCGCCGTGAGCGCCCGCGTGAAGACGCTGGAGGAACTGTTGGGGCGCACCCTGTTCGTGCGCAACAAGGCCGGCGCCTCGCTGACCCCCGCCGGCGAGCAGTTCGTGCGGCACGCAATGACGCTGGTGCAGGTCTGGGAAAGGGCCCGGCACCAGATGGCTGTGCCGCCCGGGCGGCGTGCGCTGGTGACGGTGGGCTGCGAGATCAGTCTCTGGCAGCCGCTGATGCTCGACTGGCTGTTCTGGATGCGCAAACACGCGCCCGACCTGGCGCTGCGCACCGAAGTCGGCGTTGCGGATGACCTGCTCGAACGCGTGGCGCACGGCACGCTGGACATCGTGATTGCGTATGCGCCCCGGCAACGCCCCGGCCTCAGGATCGAGTTGCTCATTGAAGAGAAACTGGTGCTGGTCACCACCTCCCCCGGCCTTGAAATGCCAAAGCCCGCCGATTACGTCTACGTGGATTGGGGCCGCGAATTCTCGGCGCAGCACAGCCTGGCATTTCCCGATCTCTCCAGCGTCGGCGTGTCCTCCAGCCTGGGGCCGCTGGGACTGGAGTACCTGCTGGCGGTGGGTGGCTCGGGTTACTTCCGGCAAAACGTGGTGCGCCAGCACATCAAGGAAAAGCGCCTGTACCGCGTGCCGGGCAAGCCGGAATTTTTGTACCCGGCGTATGCCGTCTATTCAGGCAACGCCGACATGAAGGTGCTGGAGCCGGCGCTGGCCGGGCTGCGCCTTGCCGCAGCCGGCGGGCCCAACAGCAGGCCCCGCACGGCCAAGCTGCCGACAGCGCCCGGCAACGATGGAAAAGGCAAACAAGCCGCGCCGTGA
- a CDS encoding LysR family transcriptional regulator, which produces MKTFTAKSQYALTAYDLQTLLALVRGATLAEAARRLEADASTVFRSVQRIEKSLGQRLFERSRQGYLPTEPMLALVQHAERIEAELEAARASAQRPHEGVSGRVRLTTTDAVLRGLVLPSLKPLLAQHPLLQLDMRTGNELLSLSRRDADLALRATRKPPDHLVGRKLGTVRFVVCGSKAQAKAASSKKTSALMDTLASADWIAPDESLPEHPSVLWRRKQFPKLTPRHHADGIVAVMDAIKAGLGVGIVPVFMLESEPALVPLGGTLSDCESDLWLLAHPESRHLRRISAVYDHFAASIRLA; this is translated from the coding sequence ATGAAAACATTCACTGCAAAATCGCAATACGCCTTGACGGCCTACGACCTGCAAACCTTGCTGGCATTGGTGCGTGGCGCCACGCTGGCCGAAGCGGCGCGGCGGCTGGAGGCGGATGCTTCCACGGTGTTCCGCTCGGTGCAGCGCATTGAGAAAAGCCTGGGCCAGCGCCTCTTTGAACGCTCCCGCCAGGGTTATTTGCCGACCGAGCCCATGCTGGCCCTGGTGCAGCATGCCGAGCGCATCGAAGCCGAGCTGGAGGCTGCGCGCGCCAGCGCCCAGCGGCCGCATGAAGGCGTGTCGGGACGGGTGCGGCTCACCACGACCGACGCCGTGCTGCGCGGGCTGGTGCTGCCTTCGCTCAAGCCCTTGCTCGCGCAGCATCCTTTGCTGCAGCTCGATATGCGAACGGGCAACGAACTCCTCAGCCTCAGCCGACGCGACGCCGACCTGGCCTTGCGCGCCACGCGCAAGCCGCCCGATCACCTGGTGGGGCGAAAGCTGGGCACGGTGCGTTTTGTGGTGTGTGGCTCCAAGGCGCAAGCCAAGGCCGCGTCATCCAAAAAGACCAGCGCCTTGATGGACACCCTGGCCAGCGCCGACTGGATAGCACCCGACGAATCGCTGCCCGAACACCCGTCGGTGCTGTGGCGGCGCAAGCAGTTTCCCAAGCTCACGCCGCGCCATCATGCGGACGGCATTGTGGCGGTGATGGATGCGATCAAGGCGGGCTTGGGGGTGGGCATCGTGCCCGTCTTCATGCTGGAGAGTGAGCCTGCGTTGGTGCCATTGGGCGGCACGCTGAGTGACTGCGAATCAGACCTGTGGCTGCTGGCGCACCCCGAGTCGCGCCACCTGCGAAGAATCTCGGCGGTGTACGACCACTTTGCGGCCAGTATTCGATTGGCCTGA
- a CDS encoding PLP-dependent cysteine synthase family protein, whose product MTAPHSSSPWLSAAIARIEADYQRSADTHLIPLPLPEFAARGIDFYLKDESTHPTGSLKHRLARSLFLYALCNGLIHEASTIVEASSGSTAVSEAYFARLLGLPFIAVMPRSTSPEKVAQIEFYGGRCHWVDSAAQVYDDARKLALETSGHYMDQFTYAERATDWRGNNNIAESMFSQMAHERHPVPRWIVVGAGTGGTSATIGRYVRYQRHNSQLCVADPAGSVFGAYHRTGDANITGVGSRIEGIGRPRVEASFIRTVIDRMVEVADVSSVAAMQALSRLLGRRVGPSTGTNLVGMLTLAHEMLERGEQGSILSLLCDSGERYLPTYHNAEWVADKMGDCTAACEQVERLMRPAPAR is encoded by the coding sequence ATGACCGCACCCCACTCCAGCAGCCCCTGGCTCAGCGCCGCCATCGCCCGCATTGAGGCCGACTACCAGCGCAGCGCCGACACCCATCTCATCCCCCTGCCTCTGCCGGAATTTGCGGCGCGCGGCATCGACTTCTACCTCAAGGACGAGTCCACCCACCCTACCGGCAGCCTCAAGCACCGGCTAGCGCGTTCGCTCTTTTTGTATGCGCTGTGCAATGGGCTGATCCACGAGGCCTCCACCATCGTCGAGGCCTCCAGCGGCTCCACCGCGGTGAGTGAGGCCTACTTTGCGCGGCTGCTGGGCCTGCCCTTTATTGCCGTGATGCCGCGCAGCACCTCGCCCGAGAAAGTGGCGCAGATCGAGTTTTACGGCGGGCGCTGCCACTGGGTGGACAGCGCGGCGCAGGTGTATGACGACGCGCGCAAGCTGGCGCTGGAAACCAGCGGCCACTACATGGACCAGTTCACCTATGCCGAGCGCGCCACCGACTGGCGCGGCAACAACAACATCGCCGAAAGCATGTTCAGCCAGATGGCCCACGAGCGCCACCCGGTGCCGCGCTGGATCGTGGTGGGCGCGGGCACGGGCGGCACCAGCGCCACCATAGGGCGTTATGTGCGCTACCAGCGCCATAACAGCCAGCTGTGTGTGGCCGACCCGGCGGGCTCGGTGTTTGGGGCTTATCACCGTACGGGTGATGCCAATATCACCGGCGTCGGTTCGCGCATCGAGGGCATAGGCCGCCCGCGCGTGGAGGCCAGTTTTATCCGCACCGTGATAGACCGCATGGTAGAAGTCGCCGATGTCTCATCCGTGGCTGCCATGCAGGCGCTCTCGCGCCTGCTGGGCCGCCGCGTCGGGCCTTCGACCGGCACCAACCTGGTGGGCATGCTGACGCTGGCGCATGAGATGCTGGAGCGCGGTGAGCAGGGCTCCATCCTGTCGCTGCTGTGCGATTCGGGCGAGCGTTACCTGCCCACGTACCACAACGCCGAGTGGGTGGCCGACAAAATGGGCGACTGCACGGCGGCCTGCGAACAGGTAGAACGCTTGATGCGGCCCGCGCCGGCCCGCTGA
- a CDS encoding tetratricopeptide repeat protein has protein sequence MTFSSFSRWALLLLMTSFNAQAQITWPDPYLSGVRNLPDSKLVELIVSGSEPAHIQHIINLAPKDPALALERMRTFADLKIPTAMYVTGLWLQVKDPAAAFEWLKLAADAGHPVAQEAVGAQYKSGKAVARNDAASFDYYLKAATGGIRPAMLNVATGYCLGDGVSKNVKEGRRWVDTLNKGQPKAKAFSYGDLECE, from the coding sequence ATGACCTTTTCATCCTTTTCGCGCTGGGCTCTTCTGCTGCTCATGACGTCATTCAATGCTCAAGCCCAGATCACGTGGCCCGACCCCTACCTCTCAGGGGTAAGAAACCTCCCCGATTCGAAACTGGTGGAGCTCATCGTATCCGGCAGCGAACCTGCACACATCCAGCACATCATCAACCTTGCCCCCAAAGACCCCGCGCTCGCCCTGGAGCGGATGAGAACATTTGCCGACCTCAAAATTCCCACGGCGATGTATGTCACGGGACTTTGGCTGCAGGTAAAGGATCCCGCCGCCGCTTTTGAATGGCTCAAACTGGCAGCGGATGCCGGACATCCGGTGGCCCAGGAGGCCGTGGGCGCCCAATACAAATCCGGCAAAGCGGTTGCGCGCAATGACGCCGCCTCCTTCGACTACTACCTGAAGGCAGCCACCGGTGGCATACGGCCGGCCATGCTCAATGTAGCGACGGGCTACTGCCTGGGTGATGGTGTTTCAAAAAACGTCAAAGAAGGCCGGCGCTGGGTGGATACGCTGAATAAGGGCCAGCCCAAAGCAAAGGCCTTTAGCTATGGGGATCTGGAGTGCGAGTAA
- a CDS encoding LysR family transcriptional regulator, translating to MRELNLDQLRTLVAITDLGTFSAAAQGLHLAQPTVSLHVSELESRLGTPLVVRGGRRVEPTPAGAMLVERARRLLRDADDAVDAVKRHVEGRTGRVRLGTTTGVLVYFLPQVLKAMEEAHPDIDVEVSILGSADTLQRLIEGTLDVGLVATPPPAQRGMVITHWRSDPMMAFVPKRWKAPKHATPAWLASRPLIFNETPTHMYRMTMAWFADAGFTPRARIELNYSEAIKSLVAAGYGAAVLPREQSVEESNVRHDVQLVPLKPALTRHTAMVHRPLDALDGATRNLLKTLATFRQA from the coding sequence ATGCGAGAACTGAACCTGGACCAATTAAGAACGCTGGTGGCCATCACCGACCTCGGCACCTTCTCCGCCGCGGCGCAGGGCCTGCACCTGGCGCAGCCCACCGTCAGCCTGCATGTGAGCGAGCTTGAAAGCCGGCTGGGCACACCGCTGGTGGTGCGCGGCGGCCGGCGCGTCGAGCCGACACCCGCAGGCGCCATGCTGGTCGAGCGCGCCCGCCGCCTGCTGCGCGACGCCGACGATGCGGTGGATGCGGTCAAGCGTCACGTCGAGGGCCGCACCGGCCGTGTGCGCTTGGGCACCACCACCGGTGTGCTGGTGTACTTTTTGCCGCAAGTACTCAAGGCGATGGAAGAGGCCCATCCCGACATCGATGTCGAGGTCAGCATTCTGGGCTCGGCCGACACGCTGCAGCGCTTGATTGAAGGCACGCTCGATGTCGGCCTGGTTGCCACGCCCCCACCCGCGCAACGCGGCATGGTGATCACGCACTGGCGCAGCGACCCGATGATGGCCTTTGTGCCCAAACGCTGGAAGGCGCCCAAACACGCCACACCGGCGTGGCTCGCCTCACGCCCATTGATCTTCAACGAAACGCCCACCCACATGTACCGCATGACCATGGCCTGGTTTGCCGATGCGGGTTTCACGCCGCGTGCGCGGATCGAGCTCAATTACTCCGAGGCGATCAAGAGCCTGGTGGCAGCGGGTTACGGTGCGGCGGTGTTGCCGAGGGAGCAATCAGTGGAGGAATCCAATGTGCGGCACGACGTGCAACTGGTGCCGCTCAAGCCCGCGTTGACACGTCACACCGCCATGGTGCACAGGCCGCTGGATGCATTGGATGGCGCTACGCGCAACTTGCTCAAGACCCTGGCGACGTTTCGTCAGGCTTGA
- a CDS encoding DoxX family protein has translation MNTTTHSSASTTPQDWGATLLRISLGLMWVTHALLKIVVYTLPGTAQFFGSVGLPGFMVYPVVAMELAGGAALLLGFYGRQVSLLLAPILLVAAWVHLPNGWVFTNPKGGWEYPVFLLAATMAHWLLGDGKLALRRSRLFVPA, from the coding sequence ATGAACACGACAACGCATTCTTCTGCATCCACCACCCCTCAAGACTGGGGCGCGACCCTGCTGCGCATCAGCCTGGGCCTCATGTGGGTTACCCACGCACTGCTCAAGATCGTGGTCTACACGCTGCCCGGCACGGCGCAGTTTTTCGGCTCCGTGGGCCTGCCCGGTTTTATGGTCTACCCCGTGGTGGCGATGGAACTGGCCGGCGGGGCTGCGTTGCTGCTCGGCTTTTACGGCCGCCAGGTGTCGCTGCTGCTGGCGCCAATTCTTTTGGTGGCGGCCTGGGTGCACCTACCCAATGGTTGGGTGTTTACCAACCCCAAGGGCGGCTGGGAATATCCGGTGTTCCTGCTGGCGGCAACGATGGCGCACTGGCTGCTGGGTGACGGCAAACTGGCGCTGCGCCGCAGCCGTCTCTTCGTTCCAGCTTGA
- a CDS encoding lipocalin-like domain-containing protein, which translates to MQFPPLPVSLLRRQLLLGGAATLAGWGAPAHALPAKALVFPRDRGAHPSFRTEWWYITGQARAKDAGDRVFGFQLTFFRSRVDATQGMASKFAAKQLLFAHAAITDVQGKKLWHDQRIARDGFGLASADEQDMDLKLRDWSLKADGTTYTAELPATDFAIKLQFEETQAVLLQGNKGLSRKGPDEKQASYYYSQPQLATRGSLQVKGQSFDVTGKAWLDHEWSEEILHPDALGWDWIGMNLLDGSALTAFRLRDKDGNALWDGGSFRSPKGGLYTFTRGEVIFKPVRRWKSPLTQATYPVEWIVRTPADFYTVRAVIDNQELDSRQSTGAIYWEGLSELIDSNGKQVGMGYLEMTGYAQRLRM; encoded by the coding sequence ATGCAATTTCCCCCGCTGCCTGTGAGCTTGCTGCGACGCCAGTTGCTGCTGGGTGGCGCGGCCACGCTGGCTGGATGGGGTGCCCCGGCCCACGCGCTGCCCGCAAAGGCATTGGTGTTCCCGCGCGACCGCGGCGCCCACCCCAGCTTTCGCACCGAGTGGTGGTACATCACGGGGCAGGCAAGGGCCAAAGATGCCGGCGACCGCGTGTTCGGCTTTCAGCTGACCTTCTTCCGCTCACGGGTGGATGCCACGCAAGGCATGGCGTCGAAATTCGCCGCCAAACAATTGCTTTTTGCCCACGCCGCCATCACCGACGTGCAAGGCAAAAAACTCTGGCATGACCAGCGCATCGCGCGCGACGGTTTTGGGCTGGCTTCTGCCGATGAGCAAGACATGGACCTGAAGCTGCGCGACTGGTCACTCAAGGCCGATGGGACGACCTACACAGCAGAGCTGCCGGCCACCGACTTCGCGATCAAGCTGCAGTTTGAGGAGACGCAAGCGGTGCTCTTGCAAGGCAACAAGGGCCTGTCACGCAAAGGCCCTGATGAAAAACAGGCCAGCTACTACTACAGCCAGCCGCAACTCGCCACACGCGGCAGCCTGCAGGTCAAAGGCCAGAGCTTTGACGTCACCGGCAAGGCCTGGCTGGACCACGAATGGAGCGAAGAAATCCTGCACCCCGACGCCCTGGGCTGGGACTGGATCGGCATGAACCTGCTGGACGGCAGCGCCCTCACCGCCTTCAGGCTGCGTGACAAGGACGGCAATGCGCTCTGGGATGGTGGCTCATTTCGCTCACCCAAGGGTGGGCTCTATACCTTTACCCGCGGCGAAGTGATCTTCAAGCCGGTGCGACGCTGGAAGAGCCCGCTGACGCAGGCCACTTACCCGGTGGAATGGATCGTGCGCACGCCGGCTGATTTTTATACCGTGCGCGCCGTCATCGACAACCAGGAGCTGGACAGCCGCCAGTCGACCGGTGCGATTTATTGGGAAGGCCTGAGCGAGCTGATCGACAGCAACGGCAAGCAGGTGGGGATGGGGTATCTGGAGATGACGGGCTACGCCCAGCGCTTGAGGATGTAG